The following proteins are encoded in a genomic region of Ostrea edulis chromosome 7, xbOstEdul1.1, whole genome shotgun sequence:
- the LOC125654776 gene encoding uncharacterized protein LOC125654776 — MAMANPQAQEVITCDLCDNSTQQFCNNCQLSLCVDCVSKHVDKLKYQPHDIVHFKDRKVDFPECKIHSSQRCEAHCQQCDVPVCLKCMLGPHNGHKVKDMPEIFNDKKKKLEKETKEIESTIIPQYQKKNEETESKLSILMAEFDELDKEKENHRKSWHQEVDTIFNHLGSLMKSIKENLLAALNSHQSKIKNQIPDMTHTVQQNKEILKSNNVSAVTNYKSKLEEYRNMPTDIDVKLPSLKTNTVQGRELSLELGGYKASLTQTTLSSLTEEVSYLSLQKLLEQAKSISAIPTGLNPLHHVACVGVDEAWVSGKDKTIRRVDIHGSVQDTVTTTCKTRPNDITVTRQGELVYCDTKNRTVNIVRHGRTETLITTSRGWYPNKVCCTKSGDILVSMFNTDKSQYKIVRYQGHTVKQEIDRDEDGEPIYNGGTHALSVVENNNEDICASDGNAKAVVVVDKSGRVRFRYYGTPARRKKSFNPVHIVTDSMSQIIVADFNNDCLHILDQNGQFLRCVDNCGLDNPYGLSVDSEGRLWVGLLHSGEVKVIQYMK, encoded by the coding sequence ATGGCCATGGCCAATCCCCAGGCACAGGAGGTCATCACCTGTGACCTTTGTGATAACTCCACCCAGCAGTTCTGTAACAACTGTCAACTCAGTTTGTGTGTGGACTGTGTTAGTAAACACGTGGACAAGCTCAAGTACCAACCACATGACATCGTTCATTTCAAAGACAGAAAGGTGGATTTTCCCGAGTGTAAAATTCATTCCAGCCAGAGATGTGAGGCCCACTGCCAGCAATGTGATGTTCCAGTTTGCCTGAAATGCATGCTTGGTCCCCATAATGGACACAAAGTCAAGGATATGCCAGAAATTTTCAACGACAAGAAAAAGAAACTTGAAAAGGAAACAAAAGAAATTGAATCCACCATCATTCCACAGTACCagaagaaaaatgaagaaacagAAAGCAAACTATCCATTTTAATGGCCGAATTTGATGAACTggacaaagaaaaagaaaaccacAGAAAATCCTGGCACCAAGAAGTAGACACCATTTTCAATCATCTGGGTTCTTTGATGAAGTCCATAAAAGAAAATCTCCTGGCTGCTCTAAACTCTCACCAATCCaaaatcaaaaatcaaattccAGACATGACCCATACTGttcaacaaaacaaagaaattctGAAGTCCAACAATGTGTCTGCAGTCACTAACTACAAATCCAAACTCGAGGAATACAGGAACATGCCTACTGATATTGATGTCAAACTGCCATCACTCAAAACCAACACAGTCCAAGGGAGAGAACTCAGCCTGGAATTAGGAGGATACAAGGCTAGCCTGACACAGACAACACTGTCCAGTCTGACAGAGGAAGTCTCCTATTTATCTTTACAAAAGCTGTTAGAGCAAGCCAAATCAATTTCAGCCATTCCTACTGGACTTAATCCTCTACACCATGTTGCCTGTGTGGGGGTGGATGAAGCCTGGGTTAGTGGTAAAGATAAAACCATAAGACGTGTTGACATACACGGGTCTGTACAGGACACTGTCACCACCACATGTAAAACCAGGCCTAATGACATCACAGTGACCAGACAGGGAGAACTGGTATACTGTGATACTAAAAATAGAACTGTGAACATTGTCAGACATGGGAGAACGGAGACACTGATAACCACATCACGGGGCTGGTATCCAAACAAAGTATGCTGTACTAAGTCAGGGGACATCCTGGTCAGTATGTTTAATACTGATAAAAGTCAATATAAAATTGTCCGTTATCAGGGACACACAGTGAAACAGGAAATAGATAGAGATGAAGATGGAGAACCAATCTATAATGGAGGGACACACGCACTGTCTGTGGTGGAGAACAACAATGAAGACATCTGTGCCTCTGATGGTAATGCTAAGGCCGTGGTCGTGGTGGACAAGTCAGGAAGAGTCCGATTCCGATACTACGGTACACCAGCCAGGAGGAAGAAGTCATTTAATCCTGTACATATAGTGACAGACTCCATGAGTCAGATCATTGTGGCAGATTTCAACAATGACTGTCTACACATCCTGGATCAGAACGGACAGTTCCTGAGATGTGTGGACAATTGTGGACTAGATAATCCTTATGGACTGAGTGTGGACAGTGAGGGGAGGTTGTGGGTAGGGTTACTTCATTCAGGAGAAGTGAAAGTGATTcagtacatgaaataa
- the LOC125654771 gene encoding uncharacterized protein LOC125654771, with translation MAMANPQAQEVITCDLCVKPTQQFCNNCQLSLCVDCVSKHVDKLKYQPHDIVHFKDRKVDFPECEFHTNQRCEVHCQQCDVPVCLKCIVGPHNGHKVKDMPEIFNDKKKKLEKETKEIESTIIPQYKKKNEETESKLSIIMAEFDELDKEKENHRISWHQEVDTIFNHLGSLMKSIKENLLAALNSHQSKIKNQIPDMTQTVQQNKEILKSNNVSAVTNYKSKLQEYRNMPTDIDVKLPSLKTNTVQGRELNLEFGEYKASLTQTTLSSLTEEVFYLSLQKLLEQAKSITTIPTGVIPLGHVACVGVDEAWVSGGDKTIRRVDIHGSVRDTVTTTCEDWPNDITVTRQGELVYSDGNNRTVNIVRHGRTETLITTPQGWHPDKLCCTKSGDILVSMLTSGRSQYKIVRYQGHTVKQEIDRDDDGEPIYKGGRYTLFVVENNNGDICVSDCKADTVVVVDKSGRVRFRYDGTPARRKKSFYPAHIVTDSMSQIIVADFNNACLHILDQNGQFLRCVDNCGLDNPHGLSVDSEGRLWVGLGLSGEVKVIQYMK, from the coding sequence ATGGCCATGGCCAACCCCCAGGCACAGGAGGTCATCACCTGTGACCTTTGTGTCAAGCCTACCCAGCAGTTCTGTAACAACTGTCAACTCAGTTTGTGTGTGGACTGTGTTAGTAAACACGTGGACAAGCTCAAGTACCAACCACATGACATCGTTCATTTCAAAGACAGAAAGGTGGATTTTCCCGAGTGTGAATTTCACACCAACCAGAGATGTGAGGTTCACTGCCAGCAATGTGATGTTCCAGTTTGCCTGAAATGCATAGTTGGTCCCCATAATGGACACAAAGTCAAGGATATGCCAGAAATTTTCAACGACAAGAAAAAGAAACTTGAAAAggaaaccaaagaaattgaatcCACCATTATTCCACAGTACAagaagaaaaatgaagaaacagAAAGCAAACTATCCATTATAATGGCCGAATTTGATGAACTggacaaagaaaaagaaaaccacAGAATATCCTGGCACCAAGAAGTCGACACCATTTTCAATCATCTGGGTTCTTTGATGAAGTCCATAAAAGAGAATCTCCTGGCTGCTCTAAACTCTCATCaatcaaaaatcaaaaatcaaattccAGACATGACCCAAACAGttcaacaaaacaaagaaattctGAAGTCAAACAATGTGTCTGCAGTCACTAACTACAAATCCAAACTCCAGGAATACAGGAACATGCCTACTGATATTGATGTCAAACTGCCATCACTCAAAACCAACACAGTCCAAGGGAGAGAACTCAACCTGGAATTCGGAGAATACAAGGCTAGCCTGACACAGACAACACTGTCCAGTCTGACAGAGGAAGTCTTCTATTTATCTTTACAAAAGCTGTTAGAGCAAGCTAAATCAATTACAACCATTCCTACTGGAGTTATTCCTCTAGGCCATGTTGCCTGTGTGGGAGTGGATGAAGCCTGGGTTAGTGGTGGAGATAAAACCATAAGACGTGTTGACATACACGGGTCTGTACGGGACACTGTCACCACTACATGTGAAGACTGGCCTAATGACATCACAGTGACCAGACAGGGAGAACTGGTATACAGTGATGGAAACAATAGAACTGTGAACATTGTCAGACACGGGAGAACAGAGACACTGATAACCACACCACAGGGCTGGCATCCAGACAAACTATGCTGTACTAAGTCAGGGGACATCCTGGTCAGTATGCTTACTTCTGGTAGAAGCCAATATAAAATTGTCCGTTATCAGGGACACACAGTAAAACAGGAAATAGATAGagatgacgatggagaaccAATCTATAAAGGAGGGAGATACACACTGTTTGTGGTGGAGAACAACAATGGAGACATCTGTGTCTCTGATTGTAAAGCTGACACCGTGGTCGTGGTGGACAAGTCAGGAAGAGTCCGATTCCGATACGACGGTACACCAGCCAGGAGGAAGAAGTCATTTTATCCTGCACATATAGTGACAGACTCCATGAGTCAGATCATTGTGGCAGATTTCAACAATGCCTGTCTACACATCCTGGATCAGAACGGACAGTTCCTGAGATGTGTAGACAATTGTGGACTAGATAATCCTCATGGACTGAGTGTGGACAGTGAGGGGAGGTTGTGGGTAGGGTTAGGTCTATCAGGAGAAGTGAAAGTGATTcagtacatgaaataa